GCGACAAGCGAGGTCAGCACGGCCTATGTGAGCGCGCACTGCCCCTACCGAGCTTGGGCTCTACGTTCGCCAGATACCGAGGAGCGCCTGGATCTCGTTGTGGGTCAGCCCCGCGAGCAGGCTCAGCGGGTTTGAAGACCAAACAAATGATCGTCGCTGTACAACAGCCTCGACCTCCACCCGGATGGGCGGAGCCGGAACTATCGTCACCGAATCACGATCTGTCCTCGGCAACGGAGTATCCGGTGCCGGCTGACGATCAGGGAGAGGGGATACCCCGCACTCGCATGGCCCGTTGCTCATCGGGCAGAAGTCGGCAGCCGAAGGCTTCGAATCGCAGCAACCGGTTTCAGGAGGCGAAACGACTTCCGCCACGCACTCTGCATGGCCACAACCGCCATGCGATCCCCAAGTTGGACCTGGAAGCCGCAGAAGGCCGGCCGTGGCGAGCAACAGGATGGCAAGAAAACGTGTCACGATTGAAGTCTACTTCGGATAGGTCGCAAGTGAACGCTGACGCGGGCTCAAGTATTTCGTCGGCGATCAATCCTACCGGCGAAGTCGCCGAGAGTACAGGATGCGAACGCAAACCAATCGGACGCCAAACATGCAGTAGATCACGACACAGACTACATGACTGGAGTTTCTGGTCGTGCAAGATTCGTAAATCCTTCGTGATCCTGTCTACAACTTACGTGATTGATCTCTGCATTAGGGCATGTGGTCCTGTATGAGCCCACGATCGGCCACCTCTACGAGCAGCCTAGTTTCGAACGTGACGTGGTGGATGCCGTAACGCTTGGTCAACAGATCGATGGCATCTCCGCGAATCTGTTCGACATCCTGAATGGTCGCATTCTCTGCGATACCAACAGAAACCTCCAAAGAAGTGGTCCGCTCGTCGATCGGCCAAACATGCAAATGGGCAACCTCTTCTATCCCGCCGATTGAGCGGAGCGACTCCGCGATTGAATCGATCGACAGATGCTCGGGGGTGCTCTGCATCAGAATCCGGATACAACGCTTCATCGGTGACCACGACATCCACACGATGTAGACCGAGATTCCGATGGTCGCGACGATGTCGGTCCAGTACCAGTCGAACAGGATGATCAAGGTGCCGGTGATGATGACCGCCACCGAGGCCAGCGCGTCGGCGATGTTGTGCAGGAACGCGGCCTTGATGTTCACACTGCCCTTGGACATCGAGTATGTGAGCAACGCGGTCGCCGCATCAATGACCAAGGCGAAACCGGCCACGATCACCACCATCCATCCATCGACTTCTGGCCGGTCGAATGTGCGGGTGACGGCCTCGATGAGCAAATAACCCGCGATGACCATGATGGATGTGAGGTTGATCAGTCCGCCGACCACTTCGGCTCGCCCGTAGCCGAAGGTACGCTGCTCGTCCGCGGGCCGCTTGGAGATCCGCCGGGCGACCAACGCGAGCAACAATCCGGCGGCATCACTGAAGTTGTGCAGCGCATCGGCGACCAGAGATAGGCTGCCAGACAGCACGCCACCGATCACCTGGGCCGCCGTCAACAGGAGGTTGATGGCGACGGCCCAGGCGAGCCGGCGGGTTCCGAGATCGGATCCGTGATGATGGTCATGGCCGCTCATAGAGGATGCCTATTCGAGGGATACGGCCGCGGTCTGACGTTCGCCGCTGGCGGTCTCGATCTCGATCCACAGGCTCGCACCGGCCATGGTAGCGGGCGCTTCGGTCTGGCCGTGAAAGTGATCGTCGTGAGCGTCTGCCTTCGATTTTAGCGCGCCCGTCCCGGCCTCATCGCCGATCCAGAAACGCAC
This Phycisphaerales bacterium DNA region includes the following protein-coding sequences:
- a CDS encoding cation diffusion facilitator family transporter; protein product: MSGHDHHHGSDLGTRRLAWAVAINLLLTAAQVIGGVLSGSLSLVADALHNFSDAAGLLLALVARRISKRPADEQRTFGYGRAEVVGGLINLTSIMVIAGYLLIEAVTRTFDRPEVDGWMVVIVAGFALVIDAATALLTYSMSKGSVNIKAAFLHNIADALASVAVIITGTLIILFDWYWTDIVATIGISVYIVWMSWSPMKRCIRILMQSTPEHLSIDSIAESLRSIGGIEEVAHLHVWPIDERTTSLEVSVGIAENATIQDVEQIRGDAIDLLTKRYGIHHVTFETRLLVEVADRGLIQDHMP